Proteins encoded in a region of the Anopheles aquasalis chromosome 2, idAnoAquaMG_Q_19, whole genome shotgun sequence genome:
- the LOC126581693 gene encoding uncharacterized protein LOC126581693 isoform X6, producing MARVRAYGGERYEKQHTQISARHQQHERRGRSVPDSEESRQNDILIGWLACVRTAAKGTRNNTPRFLPGTSNMNVEEEVFRIQKNLGKMTSLSNGSRACVRRRRVRETTHPGFCQAPAT from the exons ATGGCTCG cgtgcgtgcgtacggcggcgaaaggtacgagaaacaacacacccagatttctgccaggcaccagcaacatgaacgtcgaggaagaagtgttccggattcagaagaatctcggcaaaatgacatccttATCGGATGGCTCG cgtgcgtgcgtacggcggcgaagggtacgagaaacaacacacccagatttctgccaggcaccagcaacatgaacgtcgaggaagaagtgttccggattcagaagaatctcggcaaaatgacatccttATCGAATGGCTCG cgtgcgtgcgtacggcggcgaagggtacgagaaacaacacacccaggtttctgccaggcaccagcaacatga
- the LOC126581693 gene encoding uncharacterized protein LOC126581693 isoform X1, with the protein MARVRAYGGEGYEKQHTQISARHQQHERRGRSVPDSEEARQNDILIGWLACVRTAAKGTRNNTPRFLPGTSNMNVEEEVFRIQKNLGKMTSLSDGSRACVRRRRVRETTHPGFCQAPAT; encoded by the exons ATGGCTCG cgtgcgtgcgtacggcggcgaagggtacgagaaacaacacacccagatttctgccaggcaccagcaacatgaacgtcgaggaagaagtgttccggattcagaagaagctcggcaaaatgacatccttATCGGATGGCTCG cgtgcgtgcgtacggcggcgaagggtacgagaaacaacacacccaggtttctgccaggcaccagcaacatgaacgtcgaggaagaagtgttccggattcagaagaatctcggcaaaatgacatccttATCGGATGGCTCG cgtgcgtgcgtacggcggcgaagggtacgagaaacaacacacccaggtttctgccaggcaccagcaacatga
- the LOC126581693 gene encoding uncharacterized protein LOC126581693 isoform X10 — translation MARVRAYGGERYEKQHTQISARHQQHERRGRSVPDSEESRQNDILIGWLACVRTAAKGTRNNTPRFLPGTSNMNVEEEVFRIQKKLGKMTYLSEFFF, via the exons ATGGCTCG cgtgcgtgcgtacggcggcgaaaggtacgagaaacaacacacccagatttctgccaggcaccagcaacatgaacgtcgaggaagaagtgttccggattcagaagaatctcggcaaaatgacatccttATCGGATGGCTCG cgtgcgtgcgtacggcggcgaagggtacgagaaacaacacacccaggtttctgccaggcaccagcaacatgaacgtcgaggaagaagtgttccggattcaGAAGAAGCTCGGCAAAATGACATACTTAtcggaattttttttttaa
- the LOC126573309 gene encoding uncharacterized protein LOC126573309, with translation MWKYVSRRIRDVYDRTAGILEVRRAWNCGPGERFCAESPPEEGVDASNDGGIGKRYCLLQAARPNQLDGHTRKEYGTGSNQSEREGFKRKEHHQPRLEHSWIGAITWTSAIICGWYTSQLLCLYRRTQRVEYPGGRCYQSALLRTADEQNRLSFLHCRVLSEYFRQRTTTVPSVFAIESRSSSSDCASVGREPAHGHALPSFASFGGLPFSEFVDYTDSRQSLRQNFAFRINNDRKPTVSVAVPDLSSRTVHQPSVTPTVELQQHEPETIESAVGNLINVLGEIEYQLGCYNLEQGEYSAAVSHLKLGTSHQHAGAAFNLGVCYEQGYGLPKDLRMALECYQLAAEQGHPQALYNLGVFYARGSAGLRASRSMAKKYFVAAAELGLEEAIKALGPKYRPARQPSMAFPLQSFEEVSISDNEREFSLVNVDQFHTAKRIEEWTNMSLQNVATHG, from the exons ATGTGGAAATATGTTTCCCGTCGTATCCGTGATGTGTACGACAGAACTGCCGGGATCTTAGAGGTACGGCGCGCTTGGAACTGCGGTCCCGGAGAGCGCTTCTGTGCGGAGAGTCCGCCAGAAGAAGGTGTCGACGCGAGCAACGATGGAGGCATTGGAAAGCGTTACTGTCTGCTGCAAGCGGCTCGTCCGAATCAACTGGACGGCCATACGCGGAAGGAGTACGGAACCGGATCGAACCAGTCCGAGCGCGAAGGCTTCAAGCGGAAGGAACACCATCAGCCGCGCTTGGAACACTCCTGGATCGGAGCAATAACATGG ACGAGTGCCATTATTTGCGGCTGGTACACGAGTCAGCTGTTGTGCCTCTACCGTCGCACCCAACGTGTGGAGTATCCCGGAGGACGCTGCTACCAGTCTGCGTTACTTCGAACCGCGGACGAACAAAATCGTCTCTCCTTTCTACATTGCCGGGTGCTCTCGGAGTACTTTAGACAGCGGACTACAACTGTTCCATCTGTATTCGCCATCGAATCGCGTAGCTCTTCTTCTGATTGTGCATCCGTCGGAAGAGAACCTGCACACGGCCATGCGCTGCCATCGTTTGCCAGCTTCGGTGGGCTTCCGTTCAGTGAGTTCGTGGACTACACCGATAGTCGCCAATCGTTGAGGCAGAACTTTGCTTTCCGTATCAATAATGATCGGAAACCGACCGTTTCTGTCGCTGTTCCGGACCTCAGTTCTAGAACCGTACATCAGCCGTCCGTAACACCAACGGTTGAACTACAGCAGCACGAACCTGAAACAATCGAGTCGGCAGTGGGGAACTTGATCAACGTTCTGGGAGAGATTGAATATCAACTTGGCTGCTATAACTTGGAGCAGGGTGAATATAGTGCGGCTGTTTCACATCTAAAGCTGGGAACCAGTCACCAACACGCCGGTGCTGCCTTCAATCTTGGTGTATGCTATGAACAGGGCTATGGTTTGCCCAAGGATTTGCGAATG GCTCTGGAATGCTATCAGCTTGCGGCGGAACAAGGCCATCCACAGGCGTTGTACAACCTAGGCGTGTTCTACGCTCGAGGATCCGCCGGATTACGTGCAAGTCGCTCGATGGCCAAAAAGTACTTCGTTGCTGCCGCCGAACTTGGTTTGGAGGAAGCGATTAAAGCTTTAGGTCCCAAGTACCGGCCAGCGAGACAACCATCCATGGCGTTTCCGCTGCAGAGTTTTGAGGAAGTATCGATTTCCGATAATGAGCGGGAATTTTCGCTCGTTAACGTGG
- the LOC126581693 gene encoding uncharacterized protein LOC126581693 isoform X4 — MARVRAYGGEGYEKQHTQVSARHQQHERRGRSVPDSEESRQNDILIGWLACVRTAAKGTRNNTPRFLPGTSNMNVEEELFRIQKNLGKMTSLSDGSRACVRRRRVRETTHPGFCQAPAT; from the exons ATGGCTCG cgtgcgtgcgtacggcggcgaagggtacgagaaacaacacacccaggtttctgccaggcaccagcaacatgaacgtcgaggaagaagtgttccggattcagaagaatctcggcaaaatgacatccttATCGGATGGCTCG cgtgcgtgcgtacggcggcgaagggtacgagaaacaacacacccaggtttctgccaggcaccagcaacatgaacgtcgaGGAAGAACTGTTCCGGATTCAGAAGAATCTCGGTAAAATGACATCCTTATCGGATGGCTCG cgtgcgtgcgtacggcggcgaagggtacgagaaacaacacacccaggtttctgccaggcaccagcaacatga
- the LOC126581693 gene encoding uncharacterized protein LOC126581693 isoform X2, giving the protein MARVRAYGGEGYEKQHTQISARHQQHERRGRSVPDSEESRQNDILIEWLACVRTAAKGTRNNTPRFLPGTSNMNVEEEVFRIQKKLGKMTSLSDGSRACVRRRRVRETTHPGFCQAPAT; this is encoded by the exons ATGGCTCG cgtgcgtgcgtacggcggcgaagggtacgagaaacaacacacccagatttctgccaggcaccagcaacatgaacgtcgaggaagaagtgttccggattcagaagaatctcggcaaaatgacatccttATCGAATGGCTCG cgtgcgtgcgtacggcggcgaagggtacgagaaacaacacacccagatttctgccaggcaccagcaacatgaacgtcgaggaagaagtgttccggattcagaagaagctcggcaaaatgacatccttATCGGATGGCTCG cgtgcgtgcgtacggcggcgaagggtacgagaaacaacacacccaggtttctgccaggcaccagcaacatga
- the LOC126581693 gene encoding uncharacterized protein LOC126581693 isoform X7, with amino-acid sequence MARVRAYGGEGYEKQHTQISARHQQHERRGRSVPDSEESRQNDILIEWLACVRTAAKGTRNNTPRFLPGTSNMNVEEELFRIQKNLGKMTSLSDGSRACVRRRRVRETTHPGFCQAPAT; translated from the exons ATGGCTCG cgtgcgtgcgtacggcggcgaagggtacgagaaacaacacacccagatttctgccaggcaccagcaacatgaacgtcgaggaagaagtgttccggattcagaagaatctcggcaaaatgacatccttATCGAATGGCTCG cgtgcgtgcgtacggcggcgaagggtacgagaaacaacacacccaggtttctgccaggcaccagcaacatgaacgtcgaGGAAGAACTGTTCCGGATTCAGAAGAATCTCGGTAAAATGACATCCTTATCGGATGGCTCG cgtgcgtgcgtacggcggcgaagggtacgagaaacaacacacccaggtttctgccaggcaccagcaacatga
- the LOC126581693 gene encoding uncharacterized protein LOC126581693 isoform X9 yields MARVRAYGGEGYEKQHTQISARHQQHERRGRSVPDSEESRQNDILIEWLACVRTAAKGTRNNTPRFLPGTSNMNVEEEVFRIQKKLGKMTYLSEFFF; encoded by the exons ATGGCTCG cgtgcgtgcgtacggcggcgaagggtacgagaaacaacacacccagatttctgccaggcaccagcaacatgaacgtcgaggaagaagtgttccggattcagaagaatctcggcaaaatgacatccttATCGAATGGCTCG cgtgcgtgcgtacggcggcgaagggtacgagaaacaacacacccaggtttctgccaggcaccagcaacatgaacgtcgaggaagaagtgttccggattcaGAAGAAGCTCGGCAAAATGACATACTTAtcggaattttttttttaa
- the LOC126581693 gene encoding uncharacterized protein LOC126581693 isoform X8, whose translation MARVRAYGGERYEKQHTQISARHQQHERRGRSVPDSEESRQNDILIGWLACVRTAAKGTRNNTPRFLPGTSNMNVEEELFRIQKNLGKMTSLSDGSRACVRRRRVRETTHPGFCQAPAT comes from the exons ATGGCTCG cgtgcgtgcgtacggcggcgaaaggtacgagaaacaacacacccagatttctgccaggcaccagcaacatgaacgtcgaggaagaagtgttccggattcagaagaatctcggcaaaatgacatccttATCGGATGGCTCG cgtgcgtgcgtacggcggcgaagggtacgagaaacaacacacccaggtttctgccaggcaccagcaacatgaacgtcgaGGAAGAACTGTTCCGGATTCAGAAGAATCTCGGTAAAATGACATCCTTATCGGATGGCTCG cgtgcgtgcgtacggcggcgaagggtacgagaaacaacacacccaggtttctgccaggcaccagcaacatga